In Sesamum indicum cultivar Zhongzhi No. 13 unplaced genomic scaffold, S_indicum_v1.0 scaffold00057, whole genome shotgun sequence, one DNA window encodes the following:
- the LOC105178791 gene encoding uncharacterized protein LOC105178791 — translation MVEESFVQSQGVKMLSLVEKLEDLKVELDKDTYIDLILQSLPSSYDPFVMNYNTNGLKKSIHELINMLVQYEAMTHKSTPAVLVGESSISKAKDKRAGYWKTKKDKGNAIAATASTLSAPITPMGMDKGKGKAADYKRLKAIDVFMHC, via the coding sequence ATGGTCGAAGAATCATTTGTACAAAGTCAgggggttaagatgctatccctagtgGAGAAGCTCGAAGACCTCAAAGTTGAGCTTGACAAGGACACGTACATTGATTTGATCCTTCAGTCACTTCCTTCGTCCTACGACCCGTTTGTTATGAACTACAACACGAACGGACTTAAaaagtctattcatgagttaattaatatgttggtccaaTACGAGGCAATGACCCATAAGTCTACACCGGCAGTATTGGTGGGTGAGTCTTCAATCTCCAAAGCAAAAGACAAGAGGGCTGGATACTGGAAGACaaagaaagataaaggaaATGCCATTGCAGCCACTGCTAGCACTCTGAGCGCTCCTATTACGCCCATGGGAATGGacaaagggaaagggaaggcTGCCGATTATAAGCGATTGAAGGCAATTGATGTCTTCATGCATTGCTAA